A portion of the Mesobacillus sp. AQ2 genome contains these proteins:
- the dapD gene encoding 2,3,4,5-tetrahydropyridine-2,6-dicarboxylate N-acetyltransferase, with protein MKMMDANEIISFIQNSKKATPVKVYIKGDLEGINFGENSKTFFSGNTGVIFGEWAEINQALEANQAKIEEYVVENDRRNSAIPLLDMKNIKARIEPGAIIRDQVEIGDNAVIMMGASINIGAVIGEGTMIDMNVVLGGRATVGKNCHIGAGSVLAGVIEPPSAKPVVVEDDVVIGANAVVLEGVTVGKGAVVAAGAIVIDDVPPYTVVAGTPARVIKEIDEKTKSKTEIKQELRQL; from the coding sequence ATGAAAATGATGGATGCGAACGAAATTATTTCGTTCATTCAAAATAGCAAAAAAGCGACACCGGTAAAGGTTTATATCAAAGGTGATCTTGAGGGTATTAATTTCGGCGAGAACTCAAAGACATTCTTCTCCGGAAACACAGGTGTCATTTTTGGTGAATGGGCTGAAATCAATCAGGCACTTGAAGCGAACCAGGCAAAAATCGAAGAGTATGTCGTTGAAAACGACCGCAGGAATTCTGCCATTCCATTGCTGGATATGAAGAATATCAAAGCTCGCATTGAACCAGGCGCCATCATCAGGGACCAGGTGGAAATCGGTGACAACGCTGTAATCATGATGGGAGCGTCCATCAATATCGGTGCTGTTATTGGTGAAGGCACGATGATTGATATGAACGTCGTTCTGGGCGGGCGTGCAACAGTCGGAAAGAACTGCCATATCGGTGCAGGCTCCGTACTTGCGGGTGTCATTGAGCCACCTTCAGCAAAGCCAGTCGTGGTTGAGGACGACGTCGTCATCGGTGCTAACGCAGTAGTCCTTGAAGGGGTAACAGTAGGAAAAGGAGCTGTTGTAGCTGCAGGCGCTATTGTCATTGACGATGTGCCTCCATACACAGTTGTTGCTGGAACACCAGCACGCGTCATTAAGGAAATTGACGAAAAAACGAAATCAAAAACTGAAATCAAGCAGGAACTTCGCCAGCTTTAA
- a CDS encoding N-acetyldiaminopimelate deacetylase, producing the protein MNWDTFIKIRRDLHQIPELGFKEFKTQAYLLDYLKNLPLDRIVVKTWKTGIFVKIQGTNPKKTIGYRADIDGLPISEATGLEFQSLHQGQMHACGHDFHMTIALGLITYFVENPIDDHLLFIFQPAEEGPGGAEPMLKTNIMQEWKPDLIIALHIAPEYPVGTIATREGLLFANTSELFIDLEGKGGHAAYPHQTNDMVVAACALVNQLQSVVSRNVDPLDSAVVTIGKITGGTVQNIIAETARLEGTIRTLSVESMARVKERIEALVKGIEIGYQCKTSIDYGAMYHQVYNNEEIARDFIAFAEKKENIEVVVCKEAMTGEDFGYMLKEIPGIMFWLGVNSGYGLHHSRLNPDEEAIKTAVDLLREYIEYNSK; encoded by the coding sequence ATGAATTGGGACACATTCATTAAAATTAGAAGAGATTTGCATCAGATTCCTGAACTTGGTTTCAAGGAGTTCAAGACGCAGGCTTATCTACTTGATTATCTGAAGAATCTTCCCCTTGACCGGATTGTAGTAAAGACTTGGAAAACGGGTATATTTGTCAAAATCCAAGGGACGAATCCCAAAAAAACAATCGGATACAGGGCAGATATCGATGGACTGCCGATCTCAGAAGCAACAGGACTAGAATTCCAATCCCTTCATCAAGGCCAAATGCACGCTTGCGGCCATGACTTCCATATGACAATCGCCCTTGGGCTGATAACTTACTTTGTCGAGAACCCAATTGATGATCATTTACTGTTTATTTTCCAGCCGGCGGAAGAAGGTCCGGGTGGCGCTGAACCAATGCTGAAGACAAATATCATGCAGGAATGGAAACCAGATTTGATCATTGCCTTGCACATTGCCCCTGAATATCCAGTGGGAACAATTGCAACAAGGGAAGGGCTGTTGTTTGCCAATACATCTGAGTTGTTCATTGACCTTGAGGGGAAAGGGGGACATGCTGCATATCCTCATCAAACCAATGATATGGTTGTCGCTGCATGTGCACTTGTGAACCAGCTTCAGTCGGTTGTCTCAAGAAATGTCGATCCACTTGATAGTGCGGTGGTAACAATAGGAAAAATCACCGGTGGCACCGTTCAAAACATCATTGCTGAAACAGCAAGGCTGGAGGGTACAATCCGAACGCTGTCTGTGGAATCAATGGCAAGAGTCAAGGAAAGAATCGAGGCACTTGTAAAAGGCATTGAAATTGGTTACCAATGCAAAACCTCAATTGACTATGGTGCCATGTATCACCAGGTTTATAATAATGAAGAAATAGCGCGTGACTTCATTGCCTTTGCTGAAAAAAAGGAAAACATTGAAGTGGTCGTGTGTAAGGAAGCAATGACTGGGGAAGATTTTGGCTATATGCTTAAAGAAATTCCCGGAATCATGTTCTGGCTGGGTGTAAACTCGGGCTACGGACTGCATCATTCCAGGCTGAATCCTGATGAAGAAGCGATCAAAACCGCCGTTGATTTATTAAGGGAGTATATCGAATATAATAGTAAATAG
- a CDS encoding TlpA disulfide reductase family protein codes for MRLRQTMPEISGATEWLNGEITREQLVGEKPALIHFWSISCHLCKVAMPMVNELRDTYKDKLNVMSVHMPRSEQDMNMDEIKQTAAEHQITQPIFIDDNLKLTDAFENKYVPAYYLFDKNGLLRHFQAGGSGMKMLEKRLVRIIDETENNE; via the coding sequence ATGAGACTGCGTCAGACTATGCCTGAAATATCAGGAGCCACTGAATGGCTGAATGGTGAGATAACGAGAGAACAGCTGGTCGGCGAAAAGCCTGCGCTGATCCACTTTTGGTCGATCAGCTGCCATCTATGCAAGGTAGCAATGCCAATGGTAAATGAACTCCGAGATACTTATAAAGACAAACTGAATGTGATGTCTGTCCATATGCCGCGGTCAGAACAGGACATGAATATGGATGAAATCAAACAGACAGCAGCAGAGCATCAGATTACCCAGCCCATCTTCATTGACGACAATCTTAAATTGACGGATGCATTTGAAAACAAGTACGTGCCAGCTTACTACCTTTTTGACAAAAATGGTCTCTTAAGGCATTTCCAGGCTGGCGGAAGCGGAATGAAGATGCTGGAAAAGCGCCTGGTCAGAATAATCGATGAAACGGAAAACAACGAATGA